ATGACCAAGAGATggtttaacattttaataagtAATCTTCTGATTTTCCTCTCCGAACCTGTGTAAACGTGTATAACGATATGTATGCTAGTGTGCATATCCTAATAAACGGGATTATTTTTAAACCAGCTAGTTTTCATCTAATAATACATTGTGACTGCCTTTCCTTACCTCTAAATAGCCTTCTCTGTTACTTGATAGCTGGCTAGAACCCTGTGATATGATGGATGGAGCTGAATCCATATTCTGGTTTTGCACTaacataatgcatttttaaacaaattggaGTAGATATTGTACCATGAATGTATCTCTTGAGGTGACAGAAGCTTCCCACTCTTCTCAGAACATAAGCTAATCCTCCCTCCCCTGGTGTGAATAAGGATCTGGACATCCTCCCTTTGGGAGCTCAGAGCCTCCTTAACTCTGAATAGGGCAGCATTATGAATTTCATACACCGGCCCTAAATGGGGAACTCACACTCTgcctctcctcctgtctccccacttaaatctaaaaaaaaaaaaaaagaatgtttatttatttagtgtctCTGGTATGAACTGTCTCTTGGTTCCCAAGAAATCACAATCAGAAAGTCTACTGTTCCAGTTTTGCTGTCTGGTGTGTTCTCTCAGAAGGCGCTCTGTCCTTCTTAAAAGGCTTAGAGGTAAAAACACTATGATTTCCTGCTTCCCAAGGTAGACCCTTAAGCCCTGCCTTTCATGGTGGAGAGCAGCAGTCATTTCTGTACCATTCTGGGTACCATACCCTGCCATTTTAGTTTTATGAGTTTCTGGTGATGCTCATTCTTATTTGATTCCTTTGCTTTATGGATATAAAATTCTTCTTGCTGGTCTTAGGTTGGCAGAAATCATTGATTAGGTTCCCTTTAAGTTCCCCCCACCTCTGTGCTGCTTTTGCTTTTAGTCACTAGCAAACCAGTAGGTCACAAACCTTCCTCTTAACCTCTCCATCCCCCATCTTCAGGGTGTATTACACATGTTGACTCAAGGGGTATAGCTGTCTATTATAGAGATTGAGCTCCAGGAGACAAGAGAGTGATGGGTAGAAGTGATTTAGGGTCAAGAGTCCCTTGAGGGATAGACCTCTTAAACGGTTTATGGTTTTAAAGGGATTTTCTCCTATGGCCTAATCCTGCATTTGGGACCTGGCGTTGTAACCACTTAACACATTCTAAAGGGACTCTGCTGTGTTTCAGGATACTGCTGAGTGACCATCCTCAGTCCCAGCCATTTTCCTGCAATGTTTAAGAGAAAGGCTTGATTTTTCCCTCTAATTGAGGGAGTATATCATCAACTCtagatggtgctggtggtaaagaacccacctgccaatacaggagacataagagacgtgggttccgtccctgggtcaggaagatcccccggaggagggcatggcaacccactccagaattttttcctggagattcccagggacagagtaacctaatgggctacagttcatagagtcacaaagagtcagacagactgaagcgacttggcacacacatagcacacacatcATCAACTCTGAGGATAGATATAATGTGTTCTTTAGGGCCATGAGCCCGTCAAAATTAAGGAGGGGCTGCGGTGTCTCTGAGGTCTGTTGAAATGGCATCAGGACTTAGAAGAAGACTCTGAATTCCACATCTGGACTACTCAGAATATCAAGTTCAAGTATTTTCCAAAGtgcttttttaatgtttcctgcTGACACTCTCCCTGAGAGAAAGGTTAAGTAGCATTATCCTCCTTGCACTGATGAGGACACTGAAACAATAAGAGGTTTACTGACTTGCCTGGGGCTCTGGGGGAAGGCTGGCCCCACTGGAATGGCAGCTGCCCGTAACTCCTGCTTTCCATGCCCAAGAGTCTggttgcagagcccaggctgcctctgggaagccctctcagtGAAAGCAGGCAGGAAAAGCTGAAGTAGCTTATTCAaccataatttttttccaaacatttttttgatgtggaccatttttaaacacttttcttgaatttgtcacaatattgcctctgctttatgttttggttttttgcctgcgaggcatgtgggatcctagctccctgaccagggattgaacccacccccccaccccacattggaaggcaaagtcttaaccactgggccaccaggaagtcccactGCTCAGCCATATTCTCGCAAGTCCTATTTGGGGACTGCCGAGGCagagaaagagctggacactTCAAAGTCAGTCCAAGATCTTTGACCTATAAACTGTTTTGCTGCCTTGAGCTAAGCTGTAAGAGTGATAGATGGCAGGGGTCAATTATTTTTGGCTCAAGTGCTCAGACTTGGCAGGGCGCCCTATACATTTGATATATAAACCTGACATCTACAAAAGGTTTAGGAATCTGATGTCATCTCTCTACAGCTCACATGATGGCCTGTTCTGTAGAGGGGCTCTGTAGATGGCAGATCCTAGAAGATCCACCTCATGTTTTAAAGAGAATTAATTGAAAAGGAGGCTTGTCTGGGTGGCAGAGGAACAGTGTCAACTCGCGAGGCCACATGCCAACTCTCACTGGACTACAGTTCGATCCGCTTCCATCCATGAAGtggatgggtttccctggtggctcagacagtaaagaatctgcctgtaattcaagggacctgagtttgatccctgggtcaggaagatcccctggagaagggaatggctacccactccagtattcttgcctggagaattccacgaacataggagcctggcagtctacagtcccattgggtcacagagagtcaaacacggctgagtgactaacactttcatgaagTGGATTATTCTGTTAAAATGGCTCTATAGCTTTAATGATGGGGTAACAGTggtattcctattttacagatgagaaacctgaAGCTCCAAAAGGGGACTGCACAAGCCTAAGGCCAACTTGTAAACAGTACCATTCTGGGTACCACACCTTTCTGTTTTAGTTTTGCCGATTGTGCCAAGGGATGTTCCTATTAAGGTCGATCTACAATTAAGGTGCATAAGTAAGGCAAAATATGTAATCAGGTTCTAGAGATGGCTTCTGATACAGAGGGTCCCTGCGTCCCCTCCACCTGTCCCCAAGAGACCTACTAAAGCGTGAACTTCTTGGCTCACTACTCACAGGAAGCAGCAGGTCCTCACTGCAGAGCCAGGTGCTGCTGCTGGGAGTGACGCAGTCTTAGACGAGAAGTCAATATACTGATGCTTGTTATTCTTGTGTCGTGACTGTACTTTTCCTCTGGTTCCTTCCAGACCCCCTCCTAATTAGCTAACATCCTCACAAAGACTGTTGTGGGTTTCAGGAGGTCAAGATGCCCGCCCCGCCACACACCcagttttactgaggtataattgacaaataaaaatggtGTATGTTTAGAGAAGGGCAAGCTTTAACAGGAGTAAAGAACTCATAGAACTTTGAGGCAGCATGATTAGTTTAATCCCCAGTTTCTGCCAATCTGGCTgagacggcaaagaatctgcctgcagtgcaggagacctgggtttgatccctgggtcaggaagatcccatggagaacgCTGAGTGACTATCACTAACACCAGCAAGAAAAATTTTATATCAGTAAAGAAATCAAATAAGTGTCACCAGAAACTCATAAAACTAAGATGGCAGGGTATGGTACCCAGAATAGCACTGCTTACAAGTTGGCCTTAGGCTTGTGGGGTCCTCTTTTTGAGCTtcaagttttctcatctgtaaaatgggaataccaCTGTTACCCCACTATTAAAGCTATAGAGCCCTGCTAATAGAATAATCCActtcatgaaagtgttagtcactcagtcctgtctgactctctgtgactccatggactgtagcccgccaggctcctttgttcatggaattctctaagcaagaatactggagtgtggatagccattcccttctctggtcagggtatcttcccaacccagagattgaattcgggtctcctgaattgcaggcagattcttaaccgtatgagccaccagggaaacccatccaTTTCATAGATGGAAGCGGATCGACTGTAATCTGGTGACATTTGGCATGTGGCCCCATGAGTTACCACTGTTCCTCTGCCATCCAGACCAGCTTCCTTTTCAGTTGATTCTATTTACTTTAAATCATGAAATGGGAGCCTCTAGGATCTGCCATCTAGGGCTTGGAACTCTATACATTTTATTGGACTGTGCCATCAATTTTCACGGCAATCAAAGCCAGACCTGGTGAGGGGATGAGGCCAGACCCACATGATCTTGATCTGTGTTTGTTTTGTCTGGAGCAGGTATCCCTGGTCACCTCCCTCATCCTGTTCTTCCTGGATGGAACAAGAAGACAAACAGGGTGTGTGTGAAGCCCAGGACTCGCAAGACAAGGGCATGGGCTCTGATTTTGAGAACTGTGAAGACAGGGAAGGGGACCCAGACGAGAGAGGAATGGGCTCTAACCCACAGGATGCAGACAAGAGAGAAGGCCACCTGGAGCAGGAGATGGGCTCCAACCCACAGGATGAAGCTCTGAGAGGACGCTCAGAGGACAGGGAACTGATGTCTAACATCTGCACAGGTGAGCAAAGAGCTGGGGAATTTCCATGGAAGTTGCCCCATTCACATTGTTTTCTGCCCCATTCACATTGTTTTCTAGTTCCTTCAGAGTGATAATCAGGGGCAGCATTCTTAGGAGGCAGCTTTCTAGCTGCtgctggtgctaagtcgcttcagttgtgtccaactctgtgcgaccccatagacggcagcccaccaggctcccccgtccctgggattctccaggcaagaacattggagtgggttgccatttccttctccagtgcatgaaggtgaaaagtgaaagtgaagtcgctctgtcgtgtccgactcttagcgaccccatggactgcaacctaccaggctcctctgtcggagACCATTAAGCAGATTCTGTACCGCCTTACAGCatctttccaggtggtgcagtggtcaagaatctgcctgccagtgcgggaaaTGCAAacagacacaggttagatccctgggtcaggaagatgccctggagcaggaaaatggcaacccgctccagtattgttgcctgggaaatcccatggacagaggaacccggcggaCTaaagtacatggggtcacagagtcgggcatgactgagtgatggtACACACACCATCTTAAGTCTGAGGAACATCTCTTTTCTTTAGTCTGGTCTGGGGAGGAACTGTAGCTGGTAAACAAGGGTGAAGAGGGTAACTCACTGGCGTGCActttataatacaaaatattgCTATAAAATGACACTTGTTAACAGCACAAGAAGGAGCGCAGGTAATACTGGGTCCTACCATCCTGAGGTTGCTGGAGAGTTATATGAGTTGCTTAGCACAGATCCAGATGTTTACAGTTACAGTCATCATCCCTGCTTGCAGATAAATAAACCCAACGGTAAGAGACTTGCCTGGGTTCACATGGCTAATACCCAAAGTGCCCAAGGGCTCTCCTAAATCTTTGCTGTTCTTCATCTGGAAAGAGAATACTGGGCCTCCATCCACTTCCTTGGTTCCATCTTTGGGCTTTTGTTGCTTGATCCTGCTCATGCCCTGGGAACTGAAATGAGCTGAAATACCTTACAATCGGGATCCTGAGGTGACAGTTCTTCCCCAGGACACCTCCCAGACCCCCTGTGCCCTCCCCTGCAGTGCACAGAATGTCTTTCACATGCCTGGGGATAAGCAGCCAGAGGCAGATAGATGTGTGTTCCGGGTCAGCCTCCAGGCTGGACTCACCAGCTAGCTCCAGATCCTGCCTTCACCTCCCCTTTTCCCTACTCCCCACCcattccccgccccccgccccaaacACACACAGGAGAAAAGCCCTTAAGTTGAGATGTGTTTGGTTTGTTGTTCCACCTTAAGCTGTTGCAGACTGACCAATCATACTAAAAAACAGACCAGTGAGTTAGGCCAGGTGGTTCTTGTGGTTGGCCAGAGTGATCTTGTCTTTTGAGGCTAGGGCCTTGAAAGGGATTGGTGGCTCATAGAGTGGAGCAATCTCTTCTGAGATCACAGAAAGTCCCGCCTGGCCCAGAGTTGACCATCTCAAGCGCGCCGCCAGGGCTTCAGGCGGCCACGCTGAGCAGAGCCCCAGGTCCAGTGGTGGGGCCTAGGCCCAAACACAGCTGCTTGAAGAACTGGAGAGGCAAGGGTCAGATGAGCGCTCTCGCTTTAGGCCATCCCTGAGTCTCCAGGTGGGAAGGAGGCTGAATTGGGGGTTGAGTGGGCAGGGATCTTGGAGAGACATATTAAGAGGTCCCGGGGGAGATTTACCTGTGGCCCACACTCTGTGACAGGCTTCCTCTGGGTTTACCACTTGAGCGCCAAGCGTAGTCACCCCCATGGCCGCCTTTTCTGTTGCAGAGGGGCTGCTGAGCGAGGAAGATGGGGTTGCAGGCCCTGTGGAAAAGGAAGACCAATCTGGCGTAGCTGAGATGGCCATGTTCCCAGGGCTGTCTGAGTCCGACAGCATTTCCCGGAGCccccaggaagaggaggaagaggagagcgCAGGGGAGAACCGGctagaggaggaagaggagcagcCGCCCCCCGCCGTGCTTCCCTGGAGGCGGCATCTCTCCCTGGGGAGTCGGCACCGGGGCGACAAGCCTGCCCACCGCCGTTTCCGCCGCCTCCACCACCCCATGTCCATGGACCTCGGCGAGCTCGACAGCCTGATGGCCAGCATCATGGACGCGCCCACCATCTGCCCCGACTGCGGGGAGAGCTTCAGCCCCGGCGCCGCCTTCCTGCAGCACCAGCGCATCCACCGCCTGGCCGAGGCCGCCGCGGCCGCCAGCCTGGAACCCTTCGGCTTCGCGGGCGAGTGCGAAGCGGTGGTGGGGATGATGGGTGTGGGCGGGGGCTTCGCGGCAGGGCCGGCGCTGGCCCGGCCCCCGCGCGAGAAGCCCTTCCGCTGCGGGGAGTGCGGCAAAGGCTTCAGCCGCAACACCTACCTGACCAACCACCTGCGGCTACACACGGGCGAGCGGCCCAACCTGTGCGCCGACTGCGGCAAGAGCTTCAGCTGGCGCGCCGACCTGCTCAAGCACCGGCGGCtgcacacgggcgagaagccctacCCGTGCCCCGAGTGCGGCGAGGCCTTCAGCCTCAGCTCgcacctgctgagccaccggcGCGCGCACGCGGCGGCCAGCGGCGCGGGGCCGGCGGCGCTGCGGCCCTTCGCCTGCGGGGAGTGCGGCAAGGGCTTCGTGCGCCGCTCGCACCTGGCCAACCACCAGCGCAtccacacgggcgagaagccccACGGCTGCGGCGAGTGCGGCAAGCGCTTCAGCTGGCGCTCGGACCTGGTGAAGCACCAGCGCGtgcacacgggcgagaagccctacATGTGCTCCGAGTGCGGGGAGACCTTCAGCGTCAGCTCGCACCTCTTCACGCACAAGCGCACGCACTCGGGCGAGCGGCCCTACGTGTGCCGCGAGTGCGGCAAAGGCTTCGGGCGCAACTCGCACCTGGTGAACCACCTGCGCGtgcacacgggcgagaagcccttCCGCTGCGGCCAGTGCGAGAAGCGCTTCAGCGACTTCTCCACGCTCACGCAGCACCAGCGCAcgcacacgggcgagaagccctacACGTGCATCGAGTGCGGCAAGAGCTTCATCCAGAGCTCACACCTGATCCGCCACCGCCGCATCCACACGGGCAACAAGCCGCACAAGTGCGCGGGTTGTGGCAAGGGCTTCCGCTACAAGACGCACTTGGCGCAGCATCAGAAGCTGCACCTGTGTTAGGGCTGGGCCCAACGGAGGCtgcccggggcggggcgggggtgggagatCACGTGGGGACTAGGTGTCCTGGGGACAGACCCTATAGAAACAGACGGGGAAGGGGGGCGGGAGGCACAATCTGAGAACGACTGCGGAGCCTTTTAGGTGTTAGGAGTCCCGAAGGGGTGGGTTGAATAAGAGTTGTTCTTTGGGAGGTGCTGTATTTTGCCTGCCTCCTCCCTAACGGTGAAATGTTTGGGAGATGTGCTTGAGCGTGGTGATTTCATCAAATGCACGCTGTAGGGAGTCAAGAGTGTGGAGGAGCAGGCATTTTGAGGACTTACAGGAAGAGGAgatatggggtgggggaggctacAGATGGCAGGCAACACAGTAGGTTGGGCCGTGATGGCCTCTGGGAAGCAGGGAGTGGGTGTGGATGGAGTGAGAGTTATGGGATAAAATCAAAGGCAGGTATGAGTAATTCTATCCTGGCTTCACCAGGTATTAAGCCACTGTTTGCCCTGTTCCCCCCACATCAGCTGCAGTCCCACAAAAAGTAGAGGAACTTTGTCAGTCCTACAGGAGTGGATATTTTGTGtactcttcccttcctttctctgagcCACAGCTAGCTGCTATTTTGAGACGTCCAGGGGAAACTGGGCAGAATTTTCAGCTACACACCCTCATTTCCAGGGCAGAAGCTCTGAGGTTTAGAAATTCATTTGTAACTGGTTTTCAGATCAGGGAGCGCTTGGTACTGCTCCTGGTTCTTTGCTACTTTAAAGTAATCTAGCTTCATGCAGGGTTAGGGTGGTCTATGTGGATGAATACCCCCGCCCCCGGTGGCAGGTGTGATCCAGGCCCAGTGTTCTTTCAGGTCTCCTCTGTGGTCTTTAAGTGCTGGGAAATGGCCAGCcatgtgtttcttttcctttcccaggtCAGCTTGATGCTTGTTTCAAGTGAAACTCGGGCCATTAATGGTGACCCTAGTGACCTGCTGCAAAAGTCAGTTTGCTCAGAGTTTTGCTGGCCTTCTGGGAGAAATCCAGGAAAGCAAGATGTTCCCGTGCTGGGGCGCAAGGCTCCTGTGTCTCATGGGTATCTGTGTACCTCTCCCCCTCTGCAGTGACTGGGGAGCTATCCCAACTCCCACCTCCACCCATATGGTTACGGGCTCTAGTCTGAGCAGAAATTTCTCTTTCCTACACAGGGAGGCACAGTAGAAAACTCAAGACTACACAAGGAGGGCACAAGCAGGGATAGGTATGGATGCAAAATTGCCAAATAGCACAAGCAATGAATGTTGTCTGGTGGTTCTGTACATGCCAAAATAGCACTTTTGTATTTGTAAAGTGCTTCATGCTTTTGAATGATTGTTAGTTGTTTCTCACATCTTTGTGAGGTAGGACAGTATTATGACCCCTGTCTTAGGGAAGGCCAGGGGACAG
This portion of the Cervus canadensis isolate Bull #8, Minnesota chromosome 2, ASM1932006v1, whole genome shotgun sequence genome encodes:
- the ZNF697 gene encoding zinc finger protein 697 isoform X2, with the protein product MYPWSPPSSCSSWMEQEDKQGVCEAQDSQDKGMGSDFENCEDREGDPDERGMGSNPQDADKREGHLEQEMGSNPQDEALRGRSEDRELMSNICTEGLLSEEDGVAGPVEKEDQSGVAEMAMFPGLSESDSISRSPQEEEEEESAGENRLEEEEEQPPPAVLPWRRHLSLGSRHRGDKPAHRRFRRLHHPMSMDLGELDSLMASIMDAPTICPDCGESFSPGAAFLQHQRIHRLAEAAAAASLEPFGFAGECEAVVGMMGVGGGFAAGPALARPPREKPFRCGECGKGFSRNTYLTNHLRLHTGERPNLCADCGKSFSWRADLLKHRRLHTGEKPYPCPECGEAFSLSSHLLSHRRAHAAASGAGPAALRPFACGECGKGFVRRSHLANHQRIHTGEKPHGCGECGKRFSWRSDLVKHQRVHTGEKPYMCSECGETFSVSSHLFTHKRTHSGERPYVCRECGKGFGRNSHLVNHLRVHTGEKPFRCGQCEKRFSDFSTLTQHQRTHTGEKPYTCIECGKSFIQSSHLIRHRRIHTGNKPHKCAGCGKGFRYKTHLAQHQKLHLC
- the ZNF697 gene encoding zinc finger protein 697 isoform X1, with protein sequence MRGMPSSAGSAPLAVPMEALWPQGSWEHRPLPLPSPPAGGGTRQGRAQGSVHKAPEKESQWLIHKKVGERYPWSPPSSCSSWMEQEDKQGVCEAQDSQDKGMGSDFENCEDREGDPDERGMGSNPQDADKREGHLEQEMGSNPQDEALRGRSEDRELMSNICTEGLLSEEDGVAGPVEKEDQSGVAEMAMFPGLSESDSISRSPQEEEEEESAGENRLEEEEEQPPPAVLPWRRHLSLGSRHRGDKPAHRRFRRLHHPMSMDLGELDSLMASIMDAPTICPDCGESFSPGAAFLQHQRIHRLAEAAAAASLEPFGFAGECEAVVGMMGVGGGFAAGPALARPPREKPFRCGECGKGFSRNTYLTNHLRLHTGERPNLCADCGKSFSWRADLLKHRRLHTGEKPYPCPECGEAFSLSSHLLSHRRAHAAASGAGPAALRPFACGECGKGFVRRSHLANHQRIHTGEKPHGCGECGKRFSWRSDLVKHQRVHTGEKPYMCSECGETFSVSSHLFTHKRTHSGERPYVCRECGKGFGRNSHLVNHLRVHTGEKPFRCGQCEKRFSDFSTLTQHQRTHTGEKPYTCIECGKSFIQSSHLIRHRRIHTGNKPHKCAGCGKGFRYKTHLAQHQKLHLC
- the ZNF697 gene encoding zinc finger protein 697 isoform X3, encoding MEQEDKQGVCEAQDSQDKGMGSDFENCEDREGDPDERGMGSNPQDADKREGHLEQEMGSNPQDEALRGRSEDRELMSNICTEGLLSEEDGVAGPVEKEDQSGVAEMAMFPGLSESDSISRSPQEEEEEESAGENRLEEEEEQPPPAVLPWRRHLSLGSRHRGDKPAHRRFRRLHHPMSMDLGELDSLMASIMDAPTICPDCGESFSPGAAFLQHQRIHRLAEAAAAASLEPFGFAGECEAVVGMMGVGGGFAAGPALARPPREKPFRCGECGKGFSRNTYLTNHLRLHTGERPNLCADCGKSFSWRADLLKHRRLHTGEKPYPCPECGEAFSLSSHLLSHRRAHAAASGAGPAALRPFACGECGKGFVRRSHLANHQRIHTGEKPHGCGECGKRFSWRSDLVKHQRVHTGEKPYMCSECGETFSVSSHLFTHKRTHSGERPYVCRECGKGFGRNSHLVNHLRVHTGEKPFRCGQCEKRFSDFSTLTQHQRTHTGEKPYTCIECGKSFIQSSHLIRHRRIHTGNKPHKCAGCGKGFRYKTHLAQHQKLHLC